A single genomic interval of Camelina sativa cultivar DH55 chromosome 11, Cs, whole genome shotgun sequence harbors:
- the LOC104724566 gene encoding uncharacterized protein LOC104724566 — MADTVEEPQLQNGTAPSESETEQNPTPEPQLQTEPKLAGKIPEIETDATVEVTDATPEEVQSEVKPEGVQSEVTDAKPEEVQSEVKPEEVQSVITDAKPELTDVDLSPGGSEEIPIRSKEVDKESSSSSSVLKKEDEGNKTFTMRELLSELKSEEGDGTPHSSVSPFSRESASQPAENNPAMDLINRIQVNDEEGRSRQRVLAFAARKYASAIERNPDDHDALYNWALILQESADNVSPDSVSPSKDDLLEEACKKYDEATRLCPTLYDAYYNWAIAISDRAKMRGRTKEAEELWEQATNNYEKAVQLNWNSSQALNNWGLALQELSQIVPAREKEKVVRTAISKFRAAIRLQFDFHRAIYNLGTVLYGLAEDTLRTGGSGNGKDMPPGELYSQSAIYIAAAHSLKPSYSVYSSALRLVRSMLPLPHLKVGYLTAPPVGNSLAPHSDWQRTEFELNHERLLQVLKPEPREMGRNLSGKSETMSTNVEKKTVKVNITEIVSVTPCADLTLPPGAGLCIDTIHGPVFLVADSWESLDGWLDAIRLVYTIYARGKSDVLAGIITG; from the exons ATGGCGGATACTGTTGAAGAGCCTCAATTGCAAAATGGAACGGCACCAAGTGAGTCAGAAACCGAACAAAATCCGACTCCGGAACCACAACTCCAAACTGAGCCCAAACTTGCCGGAAAAATTCCGGAAATAGAAACGGATGCGACGGTGGAGGTGACCGATGCGACGCCGGAGGAAGTACAATCTGAGGTAAAGCCGGAAGGAGTACAATCTGAGGTAACCGATGCGAAGCCGGAGGAAGTACAATCTGAGGTAAAGCCGGAGGAAGTACAATCTGTGATAACCGATGCGAAACCGGAGTTAACCGATGTGGATCTGTCTCCGGGAGGATCCGAGGAGATCCCGATCCGGTCGAAGGAGGTTGATAaggagtcttcttcttcttcttctgttctgaagaaagaagatgagggGAACAAGACCTTTACCATGAGAGAGTTGCTTAGCGAATTGAAAAGCGAGGAAGGAGATGGCACTCCTCACAGTTCCGTTTCTCCCTTtag TCGAGAAAGTGCTTCTCAACCAGCTGAGAACAATCCTGCAATGGATCTGATTAACAGGATCCAAGTTAACGACGAAGAGGGCCGATCTCGCCAGCGTGTTCTTGCATTTGCTGCCCGCAA GTATGCTAGTGCAATAGAGAGAAATCCAGATGATCATGATGCATTATACAACTGGGCGCTTATTCTccag GAAAGTGCTGATAATGTCAGCCCAGATTCTGTTTCACCTTCTAAAGATGATTTGCTTGAGGAAGCTTGTAAGAAGTACGATGAGGCAACCCGCCTCTGCCCGACGCTTTATGAT GCTTACTACAACTGGGCTATTGCAATCTCTGATAGGGCAAAGATGCGTGGTCGCACAAAGGAGGCTGAAGAATTATGGGAACAG GCAactaataattatgaaaaagcTGTCCAGCTAAATTGGAACAGTTCCCAG GCCTTAAACAACTGGGGACTGGCGCTGCAG GAACTCAGTCAAATTGTTCCAGCTAGGGAGAAGGAAAAGGTTGTTCGAACTGCCATTAGCAAG TTTCGGGCAGCAATCAGGTTGCAATTTGATTTCCATCGAGCCATATACAACCTTGGAACTGTTCTT TATGGATTAGCAGAAGACACACTTAGAACTGGGGGTTCGGGAAACGGCAAAGACATGCCTCCTGGTGAGTTATACAGCCAATCTGCCATCTACATTGCTGCAGCTCATTCGTTGAAGCCAAGTTACTCA GTTTACAGCAGCGCTTTGAGGCTTGTTCGCTCCATG CTACCTCTACCACATTTAAAAGTTGGATATCTAACCGCACCACCCGTGGGCAACTCACTTGCTCCTCACAGTGATTGGCAACGCACGGAGTTTGAACTCAATCACGAGAGGCTTCTACAG GTACTGAAACCTGAACCAAGAGAAATGGGACGAAACCTGTCAGGAAAATCAGAAACAATGAGCACAAACGTGGAGAAGAAGACGGTAAAAGTGAATATAACAGAGATTGTGTCAGTGACCCCTTGTGCTGATCTTACTCTACCTCCTGGTGCTGGTCTCTGCATTGATACCATTCATGGCCCAGTCTTCTTG GTCGCAGATTCATGGGAGTCATTAGATGGATGGCTGGATGCGATTCGTTTGGTTTACACAATTTACGCGAGAGGGAAGAGTGATGTTTTAGCCGGTATTATCACCGGTTAA
- the LOC104728470 gene encoding uncharacterized protein LOC104728470, with protein MASLSCLSICGLSSSASPYTKPRLLSSSSPSPRPTLAYPLQNPNKLCRKVICKAEFSQDAPLVTAIGACILSSFVFPVAKRVNDEEEEEEENSAIVSTDLRLAAMGIISFIPYFNWLSWVFAWLDTGKSRYAVYALVYLLPYLSSNLSISPEDSWLPITSIVLGIIHVQLEASIANGDIETLRFFRNTSEDFSSKKRIHFEKHSKVTLLSLLQRESLSNPTMXT; from the exons ATGGCGTCTCTGTCGTGTCTCTCGATTTGCGGACTTTCATCCTCCGCCTCTCCCTACACCAAGCCTCGGctactttcttcttcgtctccgtcGCCGCGCCCTACTCTAGCCTatcccttacaaaaccctaacaag CTATGTAGGAAGGTAATTTGCAAAGCGGAGTTTTCACAGGACGCACCACTAGTAACCGCCATTGGTGCTTGTATCCTCAGTTCATTTGTTTTTCCAGTGGCGAAACGAGTCAacgatgaggaggaagaagaagaagagaactcaGCGATTGTTTCAACTGATTTGAGATTAGCTGCTATGGGAATCATCAGCTTCATCCCTTACTTCAATTGGCtg AGTTGGGTCTTTGCTTGGCTTGACACTGGGAAATCTCGTTATGCTGTATATGCTcttgtttatcttcttccttaCTTGAG TTCGAATCTGTCTATTTCTCCAGAAGATAGCTGGTTACCAATTACAAGCATTGTCTTGGGCATTATTCATGTTCAG CTTGAAGCTAGCATTGCAAATGGTGATATTGAGACACTTCGATTCTTCAGAAACACATCTGAAGACTTTTCATCTAAGAAAAGAATCCATTTTGAGAAACATTCCAAGGTAACTTTACTGTCTTTATTACAAAGAGAAAGTCTTTCAAATCCTACAATGTANacgtaa
- the LOC104724567 gene encoding UPF0160 protein MYG1, mitochondrial-like (The sequence of the model RefSeq protein was modified relative to this genomic sequence to represent the inferred CDS: added 94 bases not found in genome assembly) translates to MFPVTKGLIRNLSLFQLRLPPLVAAMAPSSVVRVYSTATSPSPSELSVKKVGTHNGSFHCDEALGCFMIRLVDKFSGADIVRSREPKILAELDAVLDVGGVYDPEHDRYDHHQKGFEEVFGHGFNTKLSSAGLVYKHFGKEIIAKELNVDQDHPDVLRLFLAVYKSFMEAIDAVDNGINRYDTDQPPRYVNNTHLSPRVGRLNLDWIDPDQSQEKENEAFQRAMALAGKEFLESVQFHARSWLPARSIVIQCLEERFKTDPSGEIMILNKFCPWKLHLFELEQEMKIEPLIKYVIYQDERAKQWRVQAVAGAPDRVEKREAPPGERGG, encoded by the exons ATGTTTCCGGTAACGAAAGGTTTAATCAGAAACTTGTCCTTGTTCCAACTTCGTCTTCCTCCTCTCGTAGCAGCAATGGCTCCTTCAAGCGTCGTTAGGGTTTACTCCACTGCTACCTCCCCTTCTCCTTCAGAGCTTTCCGTCAAGAAAGTTGGTACTCATAATGGAAGCTTTCACTGCGACGAAGCTCTCGGCTGCTTCATGATTCGCCTCGTCGATAAATTCTCCGGCGCCGATATCGTCCGTTCTCGTGAACCTAAG ATATTGGCAGAACTTGATGCAGTGCTTGATGTTGGAGGTGTTTATGATCCGGAGCATGACCGTTATGATCATCACCAGAAAGGTTTTGAAGAAGTGTTTGGGCATGGCTTCAACACTAAGCTCAGTAGTGCTGGTCTTGTTTACAAG CATTTTGGTAAGGAGATCATAGCTAAGGAGCTTAATGTTGATCAAGACCACCCTGATGTTCTTCGGTTGTTTTTAGCTGTCTACAAGAGCTTCATGGAG GCAATTGATGCTGTGGACAACGGAATAAATCGGTATGATACAGACCAGCCTCCAAGATATGTGAACAACACACATCTCTCCCCAAGGGTTGGGAGATTAAATCTGGATTGGATTGACCCTGACCAGTCACAAGAGAAGGAGAATGAAGCTTTCCAGCGTGCAATGGCTCTAGCTGGAAAAGAGTTCCTCGAA AGTGTCCAGTTTCATGCAAGATCATGGTTACCGGCTCGATCAATTGTGATTCAGTGCCTTGAAGAAAGATTCAAGACAGACCCCAGTGGTGAGATCATGATATTGAATAAATTCTGCCCT TGGAAGCTTCATTTGTTCGAGCTTGAGCAAGAAATGAAGATTGAGCCTCTCATCAAATACGTCATCTACCAG